AGAAGCCCCACATCTGACCCGTTCGCGTAGCGTCTCGCAGAGAAGGGCAGTGTGGGATGAATTTTTGGGCGATGACGAATTGACCAACAACTAATTCAATCCGTAGGATTGACAGGACAGTTGGTCGGTGAGGAATCGCCATTTTTTATGTTTGGCAATGTGTCGATAAGTTCATCTATCACTTGAGTCATGGTTTTGTCTACGCACTCTGCATGTTGCTTGAGCTTATTGAATCTGCGTTCTGACATTCTTAATCGTAATTGTTTATTTTTCATAGTGGTTACACAATGGATATACGGTATGTTATACTATTTTCAGGTCGAAAAACAAAGAATAAAATGAGAACTTCATACCAATACAAAATCAAGCCAACTAAACAGCAAGCAGAAAAAATTGATCAAACGTTGGAAATGCTGCGTTATCAATACAATTACTTGCTTGCTCAAAGGTTTGATTGGTATGAAATGAATCGATGTCCTATTGATAGATGCCCTTTGATTTGTCATCTACCAGATTTAAAAGAACAACCCAACTACTACAATCAAAAAGCATCTTTGGTGCAATTAAAAGTAGATAGACCTTGGTACAAAAATATTCACTCTCAAGTGCTACAGGAAGTACCTAAAAGAGTTGAGCTAGCTTTTGACAGATGGTTAAAAGGCGATATCAACGGGAAGAAATCAGGTAGACCTAGATTCAAAGGGAAAGGACAATACAAGACTTTTACTTACACCCAATTTAAGCAGCATCATTTTGTCAATAACAAAATTACGCTCTCAAAGATAGGAGATGTTAAGGTAATTGTTCATCGCCCGATACCCGTTGGGTTTAAAATCAAAACCTTTTCTATAACTAAAAAAGCTGATGGCTATTATGTAACTCTCAGCTTGGAAGATGCTACAGTTCCAATAATTAAACCTGAGTTTAACCCAGAATCCATAACTGGCATCGATGTCGGTTTGAAGGAGTTTTTAACAACTTCTGAGGGTGAAACTGTTGCTATACCTCAGCATTACCGCAAAGCACAGAAACGTTTGCGGGTTATCCAAAAACGTGTTTCGCGTCGTAAGAAAAGTAGTAACCGTAGACAAAAAGCGGTTAAACAACTAGGTAAGCAACATAAAAAAGTTGCTGATAAACGTAAAGATTTTCATTTCAAAACTGCTAACAACTTATTGAAAAAATATGATGTTGTTGCAGTTGAAGATTTGAATGTTAAAGGACTTGCACGTACCCGATTGGCAAAATCTGTACTTGATGCTGGATGGTCAAGCTTTCTGTCGATACTGACAAACAAAGCCGAAAATGCTGGTTTGTTGGTTATCCCAGTTAAAGCGTCTGGTACAAGTCAAGATTGTTCTAATTGTGGCGTAAAAGTTCCTAAAAAACTGCATCAACGATGGCACGACTGTCCTAATTGTGGATGCAGTCTTGACCGAGACCATAATGCAGCGATAAATATAAAAAACAGAGCGGTGGGGCATCCCGTTCTTAAAGCCAAGAGTCTCCTAAGCGATAGCCGGATTGTCTTGGAAGCCTACACTTACTGCGAAGCAGAAGTGTAGGAGATGTCACCTTTCTATTCAATCCGCGTACCCAGAAATGGGAGGAACACTTCACTATTTCCGAACAGACTGTGCTTGGATTAACGCCTGTGGGACGTACAACAGTCAGATTACTGCACATGAATACCGACGAACGATTAGCTGAAAGGCAGAGATTGTAGCTTTTTGATAAATCTAAGTTCCAAGGTGCATGACACTGCGCTAATATACCCTATGAAATTACAAAAACTGCTTTAAGCTCGGCGTTTCCAGTAAAAAGCTCGGCGTTCGGAGTAAAAAGCTCGGCGTTTCCAGTAAAAAGCTCGGCGTTCGGAGTAAAAAGCTCGGCGTTCGGAGTAAAAAGCTCGGCGTTCGGAGTAAAAAGCTCGGCGTTCGGAGTAAAAAGCTCGGCGTTCGGAGCAAAAAGCTCGGCGTTCGGAGTAAAAAGCTCGGCGTTCGGAGTAAAAAACTCGGCGTTCGGAGTAAAAAGCTCGGCGTTCCGAGTAAAAAGCTTGAATGATGAGAAGTTTCAGTCTAATCTATACCTACCTTGACATAGGCATGGAGGCGATCGCCTCGACAGTTACAATAATGTCATGGACAAAGGCGAAAATCAGGGGTGGGATGGGAAAATGGGATTAGCTGGATTAAAAATTGTCTTGGTAGAACCACATGGTCCATTAAACCTGGGAGCGATCGCCAGAGTGATGAAAAATTTTGGCTTAGATCAACTAGTATTAGTCAATCCCCAATGCGACCCCCTGGACATGGAAGCGCTGAAAATGGCGGTTCATGCCAAAGAAATTTTAACATCTGCGGTTTTAGTAGCGACATTACCAGAAGCGTTGCAGGGATGTGTCAGAGTCATCGCTACCACCGGTCGAGTTCGCAGTTGGGAAACACCTTTAGAAAACCCCCGCACCGCCCTACCTTGGTTGCTAGAGGAACCAGAACAACCCACAGCGTTAATTTTTGGCAGGGAAGACCGAGGATTAAGCAATGAAGAATTAAACTATGCTCAGAGGTTTATTCACATTCCCACAAGTCAAAATTATCTGTCCCTGAATCTGGCTACGGCTGTAGCCATCTGCTGTTATGAACTGGCACAATCTACAGACCAACCATTGACACCCACCCCATCCCCAACTGAACTTGCACCTTTTGAGATCCTAGAAGGATACTACCAGCAATTAGAATCCCTGCTGCTAAACATTGGTTATCTTTATC
The Gloeotrichia echinulata CP02 DNA segment above includes these coding regions:
- a CDS encoding transposase; protein product: MRTSYQYKIKPTKQQAEKIDQTLEMLRYQYNYLLAQRFDWYEMNRCPIDRCPLICHLPDLKEQPNYYNQKASLVQLKVDRPWYKNIHSQVLQEVPKRVELAFDRWLKGDINGKKSGRPRFKGKGQYKTFTYTQFKQHHFVNNKITLSKIGDVKVIVHRPIPVGFKIKTFSITKKADGYYVTLSLEDATVPIIKPEFNPESITGIDVGLKEFLTTSEGETVAIPQHYRKAQKRLRVIQKRVSRRKKSSNRRQKAVKQLGKQHKKVADKRKDFHFKTANNLLKKYDVVAVEDLNVKGLARTRLAKSVLDAGWSSFLSILTNKAENAGLLVIPVKASGTSQDCSNCGVKVPKKLHQRWHDCPNCGCSLDRDHNAAINIKNRAVGHPVLKAKSLLSDSRIVLEAYTYCEAEV
- a CDS encoding RNA methyltransferase translates to MGLAGLKIVLVEPHGPLNLGAIARVMKNFGLDQLVLVNPQCDPLDMEALKMAVHAKEILTSAVLVATLPEALQGCVRVIATTGRVRSWETPLENPRTALPWLLEEPEQPTALIFGREDRGLSNEELNYAQRFIHIPTSQNYLSLNLATAVAICCYELAQSTDQPLTPTPSPTELAPFEILEGYYQQLESLLLNIGYLYPHTATSRMEKFRQLYNRAHLQTGEVAMLRGIIQQVKWAIKTYKNDGKL